A segment of the Candidatus Thermoplasmatota archaeon genome:
CGTCAGACGAAAATGCCGTATTCGTCGGACGGCAGAAGGTGACCAGACGGTAGAATCAGAACGGGTCACAATCAGGTTGCCAGATGAGAGGATTCAGGCATTACAGGCTCTCGTTGACCAGGGCAAGTTCTCGACGATCTCCGACGCGATCCGCGCGGCGATAGATAAGTTCGTCGAGGGAGAGTTCACGCCCGAGTACATCGAGAAGATCACCGTGGAGTTACCCAAAGGCAATGTCGTCAACCTGAGGCAGCTCGTCCAGGAAGGCGACTCCGTCTCCGTCGACGACGCGATAAGGAACGCGGTGCGCGAATACATACGCAAGCGAGTGTCAAAAGCAATGGAAGAACTGGAAAGGTGACGCTCTAAACTCAAAGGGGATGGGATCATAGTCGCACACGCACACACACATGAGCTCATGCGCTCGAGGGGGCGGGCATAAGATGCTCGACAAGCTCATCAAGGAGGCCCTCGACAGCGGGTGCGATTTCGAAGCACACCTCACCCCGAAGATGTGCGTCATTGGTTGCGGCGGCGGAGGCTCGAACAGCGTCCACAGACTGGGCAGGCTGGAGCTCGAAGGCGTCGACACCATAGCTATCAACTCCGACAGATTCCACCTCGCGCGCACTGAAGCGGACAA
Coding sequences within it:
- a CDS encoding ribbon-helix-helix domain-containing protein → MRRTAEGDQTVESERVTIRLPDERIQALQALVDQGKFSTISDAIRAAIDKFVEGEFTPEYIEKITVELPKGNVVNLRQLVQEGDSVSVDDAIRNAVREYIRKRVSKAMEELER